The sequence GATGCCACATGGACACGCACGAAGACACGCACGAAGACACGCACGAGACACAAGAGCCACAGCGCCACGACAGCGCGGGGCCCGCCCCCGAGACGTCGCGTCGAGAATTTCTGGGGCAGACGGGGCGGGTCGCCGCCGGCGTCGGCGTGGCGGCGTTATTAGGCAACCTGGGCCACTACGCCTTATCGTATGCCGCGGGGGGGCCGCCGATTAAAATCGGCGTGCTGCATTCGCTCAGCGGCACGATGGCGATCAGCGAAGTCTCCTTACGGGATGTCGTCCTGATGGCGGTCGAAGAAATCAACAAAGCGGGCGGGGTCATGGGGCGGCCCGTCGAGGCGAAGATCGTCGATCCGGCCTCGAACTGGGACCTGTTTGCCGAGAAGGCCAAGCAGCTGCTGTTGGAAGAGAAAGTGTCGGTTGTGTTCGGCTGTTGGACCTCGGTCAGCCGCAAGTCCGTCCTGCCGGTCTTCGAGAAAAACAACGGGTTGCTCTTCTATCCCGTCCAGTACGAGGGGGAGGAGTGCTCGCGCAACGTGTTCTATACCGGCGCCGCCGTCAATCAACAGGCAGCGCCGGCGGTGGAATACTTGATGAGCCCGGAAGGGGGGAGCTACAAGAAGTTCTACCTCCTCGGCACCGATTACGTGTATCCGCGCACCACGAACAAGATCCTGCGGGCCATGCTGTTGGCGAAGAAAGTTCCCGCCGCCAACATTGCGGAAGAATACACCCCGTTCCATCACCAGGACTATCAAACCATCTGCGGCAAGATTAAGAAGTTTGCCGCCGGCGGGGGCGCGGCCGTCATCAGTACCATCAACGGGGACAGCAACGTGCCGTTCTACAAGGAATTCGGCAACCAAGGCCTGCGGGCAGAAGATGCCCCGATCATGGCCTTCAGCGTCGCCGAAGACGAACTGCGCGGGATGGACACCAGCGCCCTGGTGGGGCACTTAGCCGCCTGGAACTACTACCAGAGCGTGGACACGCCGCAAAACAAGAAGTTCGTGGCGAATTTCAAAGCCTATTGCAAGAAGAACAACCTGCCGGACGGCGAGAATCGGGTCACCGACGATCCGATCGAAGCCGCCTATTTCGGCGTCTATGTGTGGAAGCAGGCGGTCGAGAAGGCCGGCTCCACCGACGTGGACAAGGTCCGGGCGGCGGTCTACAACCAGAAGTTCCTGGCGCCGGGGGGGGAAATCATGATGGATTGCTGTAATCAGCACACCCACAAGCCCGTCCTGATCGGCGAGATTCTCAAGAACGGGCAGTTCAAGACCATTTGGCGCTCGAAGGGCCTGGTGAAACCGGAACCGTGGAGTGAGTACACAAACCCGGACAAGGGGTGCGATTGGATTCAGCACCAGGGGACCTATACCAAATAGGACTTCGCCGGGAGCAGAGGGCCCCCGTGTGGCGGCATGGGCTAGAGGGGGCCGTGGGGAATCGGGACTGGCTGGACCCCGTGCGCAGAGGGTCCAGCTTTCCTGCCAAGGGGTATCTGTGGGGAGGAACCGTGTGGAGAGGGTGGACGGAGTGAGGCGCCGGACTGGCATCCTGCCCCGGCTGCGTGTGCTGAGTGTGGCGTGCGTACTGCTCGGGGGCCTCGGGGGCCCGTCCGCGGGCGCGGCGGACGAGACGGGGGCAGCAGCGGGCACGAGCGCGCCCGCGGCCAGTCCGATCGAGGCCGCGCTCCTCGACCTCCAGAGCGAGGACGCAGAAGTCCGAACCCAAGCAGCCGAGCTCCTGATTGCGCAGGGGGACACGAGTCTGCTTCCGCGCCTCGATGCGATGCGGGAGGAGGGCAGCCGGGCCGTGCGGATCGCCCTCAAGCCGGTCATCGATCTCCTGAAGAATCGTGCCAACCTGACCAGCGACTCTCCCGACACCCGCCGATCGGCGGCGGCGGATCTGGGGTCCACCGGCCGGCGGGAGGCCATTCCGTCTCTCAAGCAGGCCGCCGCGAACGAGGAGGTCTGGTGGGTTCGGTACACCATGGAAGAATCGCAACACGTGCTGGAGTTGCAGGCGGACGATCATGCCATCCAGCTGGAGGCGGTGAAGCAGCTGGGCGAACTGCGCAGTGCCAACAGCGTGCCGGCCCTCACCGCCCTCATCGAGGCCGGCCAGGCGGCCGCGGCGACCGACCAGCAGCAGGCGCTGGCGACCGCCGCCACGGCCGCGGTGGACTATATCGAATCGTGGGGCTGGTGGGCCAACATCATTGAGACGTGCTTCCGGGGAATCAGCCTGAGCTCCATTCTCTTGATCATGTCCCTGGGATTGGCCATCGTCTTTGGGTTGATGGGCGTGATTAACATGGCCCACGGCGAGCTGATGATGGTGGGGGCCTACGCCACCTTCATCACCCAACAGGCGTTCCTCGCCTGGTGCTCGCCCGACGCCTTCGATTGGTACTTCCCCGTGGCCCTGCCCGTCGCCTTTCTGAGCGCGGCGGCCTTTGGCTGGGTGCTCGAAGCCACCGTCATTCGCTTTCTGTATGGGCGGCTCCTCGAGACCCTCTTGGCCACCTGGGGGGTGAGCCTGATCCTGATGCAGGCGGCCCGTGTGTACTTCGGCGATCTGACGGCGGTGATCGCCCCGCAGTCCTTGCGCGGCGGCGCCCAAGTCATGGTGGGCGTCTACCTGCCGTACAATCGGATCTTCATCATCGTCCTGTCGATCGTGTGTGTCCTGGGGATTTATGTTCTCTTATTCCGCTCCACCCTCGGCATTCGAGTGCGGGCCGTCACCCAAAATCGCAACATGAGCGCGTGTTTAGGGATCCCGACGCGCAAAGTCGATGCCTATACCTTTGCCTTTGCCTCCGGGCTGGCGGGCATCGCGGGCTGGGCCCTCACCATGGTGGGCAACGTCGATCCCGGCCTGGGGCAGAACTACATCGTCGATTCCTTCATGGTCGTCGTCACCGGCGGGGTCGGCAAACTGGCGGGGACCATCTGGGCGTCGTTGGGCATCGGGGGGCTGAACAAGCTCATCGAGCCGTTTAGCGGGGCCGTGTACGGCAAGGTCTTTATCCTCGTCGGCGTGATTCTCTTCCTGCAGTGGCGGCCGCAGGGGCTGTTTGCGGCGAAAGGACGGAGTGCCGATGCCTGAGCCCAGTGTCCCCCCGCAGGATCAGCGCCTGACCCTGTCATTTTTTGCGGCCGGCCTGATCTTTCTGGTCATCATCCCGCTGCTCAACGTGCTCCCGGCCGAAGGGTCCTGGCTGCACCTGTCCGACTTTCGGCTGAATCAATTCGGGAAGTTTCTCGCGTTTGCGATTTTGGCACTGGGGCTGGATCTCATCTGGGGGTACTGCGGCGTCCTCAGTCTGGGGCAAGGCGTCTTTTTCGGGTTGGGCGCCTATTGCATGGGCATGTATCTGGCCCTGCAAATCGGGTCGGAAAGTGTCTACGGCAGCGAGCTGCCGGACTTCATGGTCTGGACCCAAGTCAAAGAACTCCCCCTGTTCTGGTATCCCTTTAAAAGCTTTTGGGGCGGCTTCTTCGGCGCCCTCCTCGTCCCCGTCCTCTTCGCGACCCTCTTCGGCTTTCTGGCGTTTCGCAGCCGGATCAAGGGCGTGTACTTTGCCATCATCACCCAGGCCTTGGCCTTTGCCGCCTGGCTGGTGTTCAATCGGAACGAAACCCGGCTGGGCGGCACCAACGGCCTGACCGATTTCAAACAACTGATCGGCTTCCGGCTCTCGGATCCCTCGACCCAGCGGGGCCTCTATCTCGTCACCGTCCTGGCCCTGGGGGCCGCCTATCTGTTGTGCCGCTATATCGTCGCCTCGCGTGCGGGCAAAGTGCTGATCGCGATCCGCGATAGCGAATCGCGCGTGACCTTTTCCGGCTACACCCCGTGGATGTACAAGCTCTTCGTGTTTGTCGTGGCGGCTGGCTTGGCCGGGCTCGCCGGGATGCTGTATGTGCCGCAGGTCGGCATCATCACGCCGGCCCAGATCGGCGTACTGCCGTCGCTGGAAGTCGTCATCTGGGTGGCCGTCGGCGGGCGCGGCACGTTGATCGGAGCCATCGTGGGTGCCGTCGCCGTCAACTATGGCCGGAGCGTGTTGACCAACTATTTTCCGGAGGCCTGGCCGTTCATTTTGGGGGGCCTCTTTGTGATCGTCGTGACCCTGTTCCCCGACGGCCTCATCGGGATGCTGCGGAAGGGGCGCGAGCGCCTGAAGGCGGCCCCCTCGGCCCCGGTGAGCAAGGCAGCGGGAGGGACGGCGGCGTGACCGACGGCGACCGGATTCTCACCTGCGAACACGTCATCGTCGATTACGACGGCTTCAAAGCGTTGAACAACTGCAATTTCAGTGTCCACTACAACGAGCTGCGCGTGGTGATCGGGCCCAATGGCGCGGGCAAGACCACCTTGCTGGATGTCATTTGCGGGAAGACCCCCCCGACCTCCGGGAAAATCCTCTTCGGCCACGGCATCAGTCTGGTCGGCAAGAACGCCGAGGACATCACCAAGCTCGGCGTCGGCCGGAAGTTCCAAGCCCCGTCGATCTACGGCAACCTCTCGGTGTGGCAGAACTTGGACCTCTCGGTGAAGCGGGCGAGCAAGGGCGTGTTCCCGACCCTCGTGGGGAAATCCACACCGGCAGAACGGGAGCGGATCCGTGAGGTGTTGGAGACCATCGGGTTGACCGAGCACGCGCATGCGCGCGCCGGCTCCCTGTCGCACGGCCAAAAACAATGGCTTGAGATCGGCATGGTGATCTTGCAAGAGCCCTCCTTGCTCCTCGTGGACGAACCCGTGGCGGGCATGAGCGATAAGGAAACCGAGCAGACCGGGCAATTGTTGATGACGCTGGCCGAAAAACAGGCCATCGTGGTGATCGAGCATGATATGGACTTCGTCCGGCAGATTGCCAACATCGTCACGGTGTTGGCCGAGGGGACCGTCATTTGCGAAGGGACCGTAGAGCATGTGCAAGCCGATGAGCATGTGCGCGAGATTTATCTGGGCCGCGCGAAAGTCGCGCATTAACGGGAACATAGGAGCCCTACGGTGATGGAACAGGCCACCCCTCCGGTGACGTTAGCGGTCGAGCAGATCAATGCCTATTACGGCGAGAGCCATATTCTGCGGAACGTCTCGTTTACCATTGAGCCGGGGGAGGTGGTCTGTCTCATGGGGCGCAATGGGATGGGCAAGACCACCACGCTGAAAACGTTGACGGGGTTGTTGCCGGCCCGGTCGGGGACGATTCGGTTTCGGGGCCGGGACATCACCCAGGAGCGGACGGATCTCCGGGCGCGCCAGGGCCTGGCGTATGTCCCGCAAGGGCGGGAGATCATTCCGCATCTGACGGTGCACCAAAACCTGTTGCTCGGGTACTGGAACCGGCCGGTGATCCGGGGGGATGTCTCGGAGGCGGCGGCCTTTGAGGAGGTCTATCAGCTCTTTCCGAAGCTCACGCAGATCCTGCACCGCCCGGGCGGGGTGCTCAGCGGCGGCGAGCAGCAGCAGTTGGCGATTGGCCGGGCCATTCTCTCCAGTCCCCAGCTGCTCTTGTTGGATGAGCCGACGGAGGGGATTCAGCCGTCGATCGTCGATCAGATCGAGGATGTCATTATCGGGTTTAAACAGTCGCGCCGCTTTGCCATCTTGTTGGTGGAGCAGGGCCTCCACTTTGCCGCCCGGTTGGCGGAAAAGTATGTGGTTATGGCCAAGGGCGCGGTCATGGCCCAGGGCAAGAGTGCCGAGCTCAATGCCGATATGGTTCGCCAACATCTGACGGTCTAAGCAGGATGCACCCGGGTTCTCCCTGTCTTGTCGTGTATTCGGACTTCTGTGATGGACTCTCCCTCTGAGCGACAAGCTAGACATGCATACCCATTCTGCAGTAGAAAGCCCTGGCGAACGCAAAAATCCGATATCCTCATCAGTTCTTTTTTTCTTGGGAAGTATGGCAGGGCTACTGCCTTAGGGAGGAGGACTCATGCATCTGACCCCGAGAGAGCAGGAAAAATTGTTGATCTATGTGGCAGGACAGCTTGCCGCAGATCGCAAAAAGCGAGGCCTTAAGCTGAATCATCCTGAAGCCGTCGCGTATCTTACGGCCGCCGTCCTGGAAGGGATTCGTGATGGGAAATCCGTAGCCGAACTTATGACCTACGGGGCGACGCTCCTAACGCGTAAGGACGTCATGCCTGGCGTACCGGAGATGATTCACGAGTTTCAAGTCGAAGGGACTTTCCCTGACGGAACCAAGTTAGTAACCGTGCACAATCCGATTCGATAAGCTCGGGCGCAGACCCTAGTAGTTATCCCATAATCCCTGCAGGAGGGAATTTATGCCAAAGAAGACCAAACGAGCTCCGGTGCGGAGAGAGAAAGTCCCACAACGAACAAAAGGTTTCCTGGCAACGATCAAGACTGAGTTGTCCAAGCCGGTGATACCGGGTGAAATGTTCGTCGCCTCCGGAGACCTGGAGGCGTTCCATGGACGAGACACGAAAGAGCTTACGGTCAAAAATTCAGCCGATCGACCCATCCAGGTTGGCTCCCACTGCCATTTTTTTGAGTCGAATCACGCGCTCATGTTCGACCGGGGAGCGGCATTCGGATTTCGACTCTGTATTCCTGCCGGTACTGCGGTACGGTTTGAGCCGGGAGAAGAAAAGCGGGTCACTGTTGTGGCCCTGGCCGGAAATCGGGTTGCACACGGCATCAATGGATTGACGGAAGGATCGCTCGATGACCCTCAAGTCAAGGGTAAGGCTCTCGCGCTCGCAGCTGATCGTGGATTTTCTGAGAAAGGAGGGGTCAAGTGAAGATTCAAAGAAGGCAGTATGCATCCCTCTATGGCCCCACGACAGGGGATCGTGTCCGGCTCGCCGACACGGAATTGCTCATTGAGGTGGAGAAGGATTTTACGGTCTACGGTGAAGAAGCAGTCTTTGGCGGCGGGAAAGTCATTCGAGACGGGATGGGACAGTCACCGTTAGCCACGAGTGCCAACGGCGCGCTCGATACCGTCGTTACGAATGCCCTCATCCTGGATTACAGTGGGATCGTGAAGGCGGATATCGGTATCAAAGATGGACGAATAGTTGGAGTCGGCAAAGCGGGTAATCCCGATCTCATGCCGAATGTCACGCAGGGGATGGAGATCGGTGCAGGTACGGAAGTTATCGCGGGTGAAGGGCATATCGTCACAGCCGGCGGCATAGATAGCCATATCCACTTTATCTGTCCGCAACAGTATTGGGACGCACTATCGTCTGGCATTACCACCATGATCGGGGGTGGTACAGGCCCTGCCACCGGAACCAACGCCACGACCTGTACGCCGGGGCCTTGGAATATCCATCGCATGCTGGAAGCGTCGGACGGCATTCCCATGAATCTGGGATTCTTGGGCAAGGGCAATTCGTCTCATCCCGATGGGTTGAACGAGCAGGTGGAGGCAGGTGCCATCGGTCTCAAACTGCATGAAGATTGGGGGACGACACCGGCGGCGATCGACACGTGTCTCAGCGTGGGGGAGCACTATGACGTACAGGTCGCGATCCATACCGATACATTGAACGAGGCGGGTTTCGTCGAGGACACCATCAAGGCGTTCAAGGGGAGGACGATTCACACCTTCCATACGGAGGGCGCTGGAGGTGGACATGCACCGGACATCATCAAGGTCTGTGGGGAGCCGAATGTGCTTCCGTCGTCCACTAACCCCACCATGCCGTTTACCGCCAATACGATGGATGAGCATCTCGACATGTTGATGGTGTGTCACCATCTGAATCCGCGCATTCCTGAAGATGTGGCGTTTGCGGAGTCTCGTATCCGTCGTGAAACCATTGCGGCAGAAGATATTCTTCACGATCTCGGCGCGATCAGCATCATGTCCTCAGATTCTCAGGCTATGGGCCGGATCGGCGAGGTGATCATTCGAACCTGGCAAAACGCTCACAAAATGAAGGTTCAGCGAGGGCATTTGTCTTCGACTGGTGCGAAGGATTCCTCTCAGAACGATAATTTCCGGGCCAAGCGGTATGTGGCCAAGTATACGATCAATCCGGCGATTGCCCACGGCATCGCGCACGAGGTCGGTTCAGTCGAGGTCGGTAAACTCGCTGATCTTGTGATCTGGAAGCCGGCGTTCTTCGGCGTCAAGCCGGAGATGGTGTTGAAAGGTGGGTTTATCGCTCAGGCACAGATGGGCGACCCGAATGCCTCTATCCCGACGCCGGAGCCCATCATCAGCCGACCCATGTTTGGTGCGTTTGGAAGAGCGCTGACCAGTACCAGCTTGACGTTCTTCTCCCAGGCTGGGTTGGATCGGGAAATCCCAAAGAAGCTTGGTCTGCAGAAGCGCGTGGCGGCGGTGAAGAATTGTCGGAGCGTGAAGAAGCGAGATCTGAAACTGAACGACTATCTGCCGAAAATCGAAGTCGATCCTGAGACATATGTTGTAACGGCGGACGGCGTGCGGCTCACGTGTGAGCCAGCAGTTGTGCTGCCTATGGCTCAACGGTATTTCCTGTTCTGAAGGGCTGACAAGCGTCAGAGGGGATTGCTGGCAGGGTAGGTAATAAAAGCCGTTCTGCCCTGTCAGCATGCCAGCCTGTAACGTGTCAGTATGTTCTCATGAATACCCCCTCCTTGCTTGAAGGGTTGCGGTTTGTCGATACCTTCTTTCCTTCAGGTGGATACGCATTTTCCTCAGGGTTGGAAGCCGCCGTGCAAGGCGGTGCGGTAAGGAACTCGGAGCAGCTTGCGCGGTACATTGAGGATTTGTTGCGAGGTGGCATGAGCCGCCGAGAAGCCCTTGCTACAAAAATAGCTAATGTAGCGGGGTCTACGGGAGAAGCCTCGGCTGCTCTGGAAATTGATCGAAAGCTTGATGCCACAAAGCTGAGTCGTGAGTCACGGATGGCCAGCCGTCAAATGGGGCGACAAGTGATTCGCGTCGCGGCTGATCAGATTAAAGCGAAATCGGTTCTGAGCGAGTATTACGACGAGGTGGAGTCTGATCGAGCTCCTGGTCATCTCGCGGTGACCTTTGGGCTCACTCTGGGTGCGTGCGATTGGAGCCCGGAAGAAACAGCCGCTGCCTTCCTGTACCAAACTGCAATCGGGTTCGTTTCTGCGGCCATGCGACTGAGTCCGATCGGCCAACATGAGGGACAGCGCATTCTGGGCGAGTGGCTTCCGGTGATCGAGCGTATTAGCAGAGAAGTCGACTCGGATGCGGGGATGAGTTCATGGTCTCCTATTCAAGACATTTATTCGATGCGACATGGCTCTCTGGAGTGGAGGCTCTTTCGGTCCTAGCCAGCGAGGAGGTCTGTGAGTATCGTTTCGAAAGAGAAAGGAAAAGAACAGGGGGGATGACGGCGGTAGATCTCCGGCTACCTGATCTTGGAATGAACATGCATGATCTGAATCGTGAGCATAGTCACAGCTGGTCTCCAACACAAGCGCGGGAAAAAGGCATACCGGTTATTGGCATTGGAGGACCCGTCGGCTCTGGTAAAACGGCGCTTGTTGAAGCTCTATGTCAAAGATTGCGCGATCGCTACAGCCTGGCCGCTGTGACGAACGACATTTTTACCAAAATCGATGCGGAAATTCTCACGAAACGCGCAGCATTGCCGATCGACCGCATCTTGGGAGTTGAAACTGGGGGGTGTCCACACACGGCAATCCGTGAAGATGCGTCGCATAACCAAGAGGCGATCAACGATTTGCTTCGGCGTCATCCCGATGTTGAATCGTTTTTCTTGGAAAGTGGTGGGGACAATCTTGCGGCCACCTTCAGCCCTGAGCTGGTGGATTACGTGATCTACGTCATCGATGTGGCAGCCGGTGACAAAATCCCACGCAAAGGTGGCCCTGGCATCACCCGGTCTGACTTCCTGGTGATCAACAAGATGGATTTGGCGCCGCATGTTCGTGCGGATCTTTCCCTGATGGCTCAAGACACACGCCGCATGAGAGGTGATCTTCCCTTTGCCTTCACGAATATCCTTTCTGGTGAGGGGCTCGATTCGGTTGTAGCGTGGGTCGAACAGCGTGTCCCTCAGCGAGCCAGGCGTTAACGGCCGTGCGAGTTCGTGGGGGGGAGCGAAGAAGCGCGTCTCAGAAAACCAGTACTTTTCTAAACAGAAAACCTTCTGAGAGACGTGAGTCCTCTCAAAAAAGGAACCTGCCCATACCCTCCTCAACCGAATTCGTCGGACGAGTCGGCGAGCTCAGGCTTCAGTACGCAAAGCTTGATGGTCGGACCATCATCGCGCATTCATATTTTACCACGCCCTGGAAGCTTCTCCCTCCCATTTACCTCGATGATACCGGAGCGGCCTACACGCTCTTGGTTAATCCATCCGGTGGTCTTGTTGGGGGTGACGGTCTTTCTATCGACATGAATCTGGATCGAGATGCCCATGTCCTCATCTCCGCGCCTTCTGCCAATCGTGTCTATCGATCAGAAGGGAAACTGTCCGAACAGGTGATCAACATCACGGTCGGGCCTGGTGCCATCTTGGAATGGTTGCCGGAGCACACCATCCCGTTTGCCGGATCACGATTTCGACAGGCGATTCAGGTGAACCTCGCGCCGAGTGCCACCATTATTCTATGGGATGCGCTGGCCTCCGGGCGAATAGCCAGAGATGAACGCTGGGCGTTCACCCACCTCGAGAATGAGATCCAAATTATGACTGCCACGGGAGGATCCCTTGTTGAGCGGTACATTCTCGATCCAGCCACTGACCTGGGTCGGGTCGGTCTTGCAGAGGAATGGAACTACGTTGCATCCCTATATGTGGTGAGCGATGCAGTTTCGCCGGAGATCTGGGCTGATCTTGAATCGAAGGTCACCGCTGTTTTGGGAGAGCTTCCGGGCCAAGTTCTGGGGGGAGTATCAAGACCGGCAGTCCCAGGTCTGGCGATCAAATTATTAGCCAGGAAGGCCCCCGACCTTACCGCCATGCTTGATTTGTTATGGACCGCTGTCCGTGGAGCATTGTGGAATCTTCCAGCCGTCTCCTTGCGGAAGTACTAAAGCCTATTAGCGGCTTGTATCTACGAATTGGCGCTGGGGCAAGAGTTGAGAATCTAAAGGTTTGAGGCTTTGCCTTCGGCTGCGGAAGCCGTACGGAGAGACCAGGCGAGTCCAAACAGCGAAAGCGTGAAGATCAACCATTTCGATGGATCAAAGTTATACCAACGCGGCCCATTGCGGTAGTCACTTTGGTACGTATGGTGATAATTGTGGTAGCCTTCGCCGAAGGTCAGGAGCGAAACCAGCCAACTATCTCGGCTAGAGTCAGCTTGGCTATGCGGTTGGTTTCCCCAGAGATGACACACTGAATTGATACAGAATGTCGAGTTCAGAACGGCAAATGTTCGGCCGACTCCGGCCAACATGAAACAGCCAAACCCTTCCATCCAACCGCCATGTGAGAAACCTACCAGAAATGGCAGCGCAAGCCCCGAAAGCACAATCGGCACATAGTATCGGTGCTGCCACATAATCACCGGATCTTGCTTAAGTCGCGTCGCATATTTTTCGTCCGAGTAACGCTCATCGGAGAAAAGCCATCCACAGTGGCTGTGCCAGAATCCTCGCTGAGCGTTGTATGGATCAGCGTCTTGATCGCAAGCCGCATGGTGACGGATGTGGTCCGCTGCCCACTTTAAAGCGGAATTCTGCAGCGCCCATCCACCAGCGAT is a genomic window of Candidatus Nitrospira kreftii containing:
- a CDS encoding Stearoyl-CoA 9-desaturase; protein product: MTTPAESAIRLHRTFPVYVTMFLFGIVTLSALIGVPAYGILIGYTWLDWTMFGLLYVITGLGITVGYHRLISHRSFVCPDWVKIAFLIAGGWALQNSALKWAADHIRHHAACDQDADPYNAQRGFWHSHCGWLFSDERYSDEKYATRLKQDPVIMWQHRYYVPIVLSGLALPFLVGFSHGGWMEGFGCFMLAGVGRTFAVLNSTFCINSVCHLWGNQPHSQADSSRDSWLVSLLTFGEGYHNYHHTYQSDYRNGPRWYNFDPSKWLIFTLSLFGLAWSLRTASAAEGKASNL